Proteins encoded in a region of the Stieleria neptunia genome:
- a CDS encoding M48 family metalloprotease: MQLYYFLAVILSLSLGSLPESNQSFAQAVGFTGLVILAWWVLCFLAVRLVAGLIDKGEVDATVGYDWFERQTECFRWFSLGLILLCLGGFGLGRNLDRLPLIQHSLALQSMVLLVPAIAMMAGLWAGESRFAARMGVARRGWWATLTSTFSALRSSVGWLIAPIIGFLAIIDLVSLTAVGEQIPNWAAWVALGVVMVAGIPILVRRVFPTRPIDDATKQWIQSIVTAGGIRRCKIVMWDTNQQTHNAMIAGLLGRFRVLLLSDRLVRDLAREELAMVILHEVAHAKRFHVPLRITALVPAWLLGAGLERGLMQDAWATWATDWAGTLGSVLSLVATVLILRWVSYRSEFDADSVACRLAPAVSRRCERVPATEPDARRQLASALLRVTEGCAAARKPTWLHPGIADRINAFSPPVA, from the coding sequence ATGCAACTTTATTACTTTCTGGCCGTCATTCTCTCGCTCAGCCTGGGCTCGCTGCCGGAATCCAATCAGTCCTTCGCGCAGGCGGTCGGATTCACCGGGCTGGTGATTCTCGCTTGGTGGGTCCTCTGTTTTCTGGCGGTGCGGTTGGTCGCCGGGCTGATCGACAAGGGGGAGGTCGACGCGACGGTGGGCTACGATTGGTTTGAGCGTCAAACCGAGTGTTTTCGCTGGTTCTCGCTGGGGCTGATCCTGCTTTGCCTGGGGGGATTCGGGCTGGGGCGGAACCTGGACCGGTTGCCGCTGATTCAGCACTCGTTGGCGCTGCAGTCGATGGTATTGTTGGTTCCCGCGATCGCGATGATGGCCGGTTTGTGGGCCGGGGAATCGCGGTTTGCGGCACGGATGGGTGTGGCGCGTCGGGGGTGGTGGGCGACGTTGACGTCCACGTTTTCGGCGCTGCGGAGCAGCGTCGGATGGCTGATCGCACCGATCATCGGCTTTCTGGCGATCATCGATCTGGTCTCGCTGACGGCCGTCGGGGAACAGATCCCGAACTGGGCAGCGTGGGTGGCGTTGGGTGTCGTGATGGTGGCCGGCATCCCGATTTTGGTGCGGCGTGTGTTTCCGACCCGTCCGATCGATGATGCCACCAAGCAATGGATCCAGTCCATCGTCACCGCCGGCGGCATCCGGCGATGCAAGATTGTGATGTGGGACACCAACCAGCAGACCCACAACGCGATGATCGCCGGGCTGTTGGGGCGTTTTCGCGTGTTGCTGTTGAGTGATCGTTTGGTGCGAGATCTGGCGCGTGAAGAGCTTGCCATGGTGATTCTGCACGAAGTGGCTCATGCGAAACGGTTTCACGTGCCGCTGCGAATCACGGCGTTGGTCCCCGCGTGGTTGCTCGGGGCGGGGCTGGAGCGGGGGCTGATGCAGGATGCCTGGGCGACGTGGGCGACGGACTGGGCGGGAACGCTGGGCAGCGTGCTCAGTCTGGTCGCGACCGTGTTGATCTTGCGATGGGTCAGTTATCGCAGTGAATTTGATGCCGACTCGGTGGCCTGTCGGTTGGCGCCCGCGGTTTCACGCAGGTGCGAGCGGGTTCCCGCGACCGAGCCCGACGCACGCCGACAACTTGCATCGGCGCTGCTGCGTGTGACCGAAGGATGCGCCGCGGCGCGCAAGCCGACGTGGCTACACCCCGGAATCGCCGATCGAATCAACGCCTTCTCCCCACCAGTGGCGTAA
- a CDS encoding leucine-rich repeat domain-containing protein — MRYRLVVHLDALTAIAVFNAALLLIGIAALSFYLVVRPSRPLADWARKRRRVFWVAGTVYLASILVTAYFQTGWYRHGIGLFVAGLSGLIWTVFVAALAAERTIRLQTLLWLTLCLSLVFAGWTTGINRSRSRARMIHAIEAAGGSVNMDRLRNTEPTVHLPKWSFAFFDTSWDRVSDAIIPIEAFTPSAVRSWCLDELSEIYLLDAKNQRMAVDADAIAAMDPDSQLDDFGVYGGTIDSRGLELLAKFSAIESLAFDCYGAPLNSQIKQFQNLENLYLTNPKFDDVFIERIDALPKLFHLNLTDPVFASDFSTSATPAVDVVYISGSTIETGTLSALGAFHSSLAFSSSTLSLSRNELPVMPHTKGLYFYQCNLTDEMLMQFSALPQLEHLSIRSGNVTRSGQEAFRELRPNVAMDFVR; from the coding sequence ATGCGTTATCGCCTTGTTGTCCATCTCGACGCGCTGACGGCGATCGCAGTTTTCAACGCGGCGTTGCTGTTGATCGGCATCGCCGCGTTGTCGTTTTACCTCGTCGTGCGTCCCAGCAGGCCGCTGGCGGACTGGGCCAGAAAGCGTCGCAGAGTCTTCTGGGTTGCCGGCACGGTTTATCTCGCGTCGATCCTGGTCACCGCCTACTTCCAAACGGGCTGGTATCGTCACGGGATCGGCCTCTTCGTCGCCGGTCTTTCCGGGCTGATCTGGACCGTGTTCGTTGCCGCCCTCGCGGCCGAACGCACGATCCGTCTGCAGACCTTGCTGTGGCTGACGCTGTGTCTGTCGCTGGTCTTTGCCGGCTGGACGACCGGCATCAATCGGTCTCGCAGTCGTGCGCGAATGATTCACGCAATTGAAGCGGCAGGCGGCAGCGTCAACATGGATCGGTTGAGGAACACCGAACCCACGGTGCATCTCCCCAAATGGTCCTTCGCGTTTTTCGACACCTCGTGGGATCGCGTCAGCGACGCGATCATTCCGATCGAAGCGTTCACCCCGAGCGCCGTGCGATCCTGGTGCCTGGACGAACTCTCCGAGATCTATCTGTTGGACGCGAAGAACCAACGGATGGCCGTGGATGCCGATGCGATCGCCGCGATGGATCCCGACAGCCAACTCGATGACTTTGGCGTCTACGGCGGCACCATCGATTCACGTGGACTTGAGTTGTTGGCAAAGTTTTCCGCAATCGAGTCGCTGGCGTTCGACTGCTATGGTGCCCCATTAAACAGCCAGATCAAGCAGTTCCAGAATCTGGAAAACCTTTATCTGACCAACCCCAAATTCGATGACGTCTTTATCGAGCGGATCGATGCGTTGCCGAAACTGTTTCACCTCAATCTGACCGATCCGGTGTTTGCATCCGATTTTTCGACTTCGGCGACACCGGCGGTGGATGTGGTTTATATCTCAGGCAGCACGATCGAGACGGGCACGCTGTCGGCGCTCGGTGCGTTTCACAGCTCGCTGGCGTTTTCAAGCAGCACGCTCAGCCTGTCGCGAAACGAGCTTCCGGTCATGCCGCACACCAAAGGGCTCTACTTCTATCAGTGCAATCTGACCGATGAGATGTTGATGCAGTTCTCCGCGCTGCCGCAACTGGAGCATTTGTCGATCCGCAGCGGAAACGTCACGCGGTCCGGGCAAGAAGCGTTTCGAGAATTGCGGCCGAACGTGGCGATGGATTTTGTCCGGTGA
- a CDS encoding SlyX family protein gives MKNETERITHLEVQLAHLQRQYDVLNDVVTEQSMLLDRVNKRIAKWEQTVDRIKNATESAADPLDEKPPHY, from the coding sequence ATGAAAAACGAGACCGAACGAATCACCCATCTGGAAGTCCAGTTGGCCCACTTGCAGCGTCAATACGACGTGCTCAACGACGTCGTGACGGAACAATCGATGTTGTTGGACCGCGTCAACAAACGCATCGCCAAGTGGGAACAGACCGTCGACCGGATCAAAAATGCGACCGAGTCGGCCGCGGATCCCCTGGATGAAAAACCGCCACACTATTGA
- a CDS encoding pyridoxal-phosphate-dependent aminotransferase family protein — translation MGPGPSTVPARILQAISAPTLGHLDPQYIEYMDETCEMIRQVYRTQNALTFPVSGTGMAGMETILVNLLEPGDEAIVMINGVFGGRMKDNMERCGATVHAVEIPWGKSFSLDQFAEAVAAHPKAKMLGVVHAETSTGALQDLGGVGDLLHDAGMLFAVDAVTSLGGHDVRVDQWGIDAIYSGTQKCLSCPPGLSPVSFSDRAIERMEARSTKSRSWYLDVSMLKNYYTGGGGRAYHHTAPINMVYALREALAIVLEEGLDARIARHREMHELLRDGLQKLGLCYIPDHSLCTLNCVTVPEGVDEAAIRRRLLDEFDIEIGGGLGVFAGKAWRIGLMGESASQKNILTLLAALEACL, via the coding sequence ATGGGGCCAGGCCCCAGCACGGTGCCGGCGCGTATTTTGCAAGCGATTTCCGCGCCCACGCTCGGGCACCTCGACCCCCAATACATCGAGTACATGGACGAAACCTGCGAGATGATTCGACAGGTCTACCGTACGCAAAACGCGCTCACCTTTCCCGTCTCCGGGACCGGAATGGCCGGGATGGAGACGATTTTGGTCAACTTGCTCGAACCCGGCGACGAAGCGATCGTGATGATCAACGGGGTGTTCGGCGGCCGCATGAAAGACAACATGGAACGTTGCGGTGCGACCGTCCACGCCGTCGAAATCCCGTGGGGAAAATCGTTCTCGCTGGACCAATTCGCCGAAGCCGTTGCGGCCCACCCCAAGGCCAAAATGCTGGGGGTGGTCCACGCCGAAACCTCCACCGGTGCCCTGCAGGACCTCGGCGGTGTCGGTGATCTGTTGCACGATGCCGGCATGCTGTTCGCCGTCGACGCGGTCACCTCGCTGGGCGGCCACGACGTTCGGGTCGACCAGTGGGGCATCGACGCGATTTATTCCGGAACACAAAAGTGTCTTTCCTGTCCGCCCGGATTGTCCCCCGTCTCGTTCTCCGACCGCGCGATCGAGCGGATGGAGGCGCGGTCGACCAAGTCCCGATCCTGGTACTTGGACGTTTCGATGCTCAAGAATTATTACACCGGCGGCGGCGGGCGCGCCTATCACCACACCGCACCGATCAACATGGTCTACGCACTCCGCGAAGCGTTGGCGATTGTGTTGGAAGAAGGCTTGGACGCACGCATCGCACGCCACCGCGAAATGCACGAATTGCTCCGTGACGGGCTGCAAAAACTGGGCCTGTGTTACATCCCGGACCATTCGCTGTGCACACTCAATTGCGTCACGGTCCCCGAAGGCGTCGACGAAGCCGCCATCCGTCGGCGACTGCTCGATGAGTTTGATATTGAAATCGGCGGCGGCCTGGGCGTGTTCGCCGGCAAAGCCTGGCGGATCGGATTGATGGGCGAGTCCGCTTCCCAAAAGAACATCCTGACCCTGCTGGCCGCCTTGGAAGCCTGCCTTTAA
- a CDS encoding FAD-binding oxidoreductase yields the protein MSSVHLQTLRDLLPPGRLSEDAASRAAFESDGLTAFRCRPLAVVIPQNETEVVQTVRWCDQHAVPFVARGSGTSLSGGSMPVSDGIVISLNRLRQIIKVDPDNRIAVVQPGVINLQVSAAAARHGLYYAPDPSSQKICTIGGNIAFNSGGAHCLKYGMTSNHVIGIRAVTASGEIVSFGGESLESVGPDFTGLFCGSEGLFGVALEITLRLLPKPECFHTVLVGYRSLRAAGDAVSAVIDSGLLPGAMEIMEALAIEAAEAATQCGYPKGAAAVLIVELEGPREKIDAEKKQLESIIAATDAFETVVAADDHQRAGIWAGRKSAFSAVGKLSPDFLVQDGVVPRKRLGDALEAIEGFSKDSGLRVANVFHAGDGNLHPLILFDDSVDGELERAETLAGKILDLCVQMGGSITGEHGVGMEKREFLPKMYDEPTMELMHRLRAAFDPQTIANPGKMFPGAEAPALSSHGLHPLEKAGVISRE from the coding sequence ATGTCATCGGTCCACCTGCAAACGCTTCGCGACCTGTTGCCGCCCGGTCGGCTCAGCGAAGACGCGGCGTCGCGGGCGGCATTTGAATCCGACGGGCTGACCGCGTTTCGCTGTCGGCCGCTGGCGGTGGTGATCCCGCAAAACGAAACAGAAGTCGTCCAGACGGTGCGTTGGTGTGACCAGCACGCGGTGCCCTTCGTCGCCCGTGGCAGCGGCACCAGCCTTTCCGGCGGGTCGATGCCCGTCTCTGACGGCATCGTGATCTCGCTGAATCGATTGCGGCAAATCATCAAAGTCGATCCCGACAATCGAATCGCCGTCGTCCAGCCCGGTGTCATCAATCTGCAGGTCTCGGCGGCCGCCGCGCGACACGGCCTGTATTACGCACCGGATCCGTCCAGCCAAAAAATCTGCACCATCGGCGGCAACATCGCGTTCAATTCCGGCGGTGCCCACTGCCTGAAATACGGCATGACGTCCAACCATGTGATCGGGATTCGAGCGGTCACGGCCAGCGGAGAAATCGTCAGCTTCGGCGGCGAGTCCCTGGAATCGGTCGGCCCGGATTTCACGGGACTGTTCTGCGGCAGCGAGGGATTGTTCGGGGTCGCGTTGGAAATCACGCTGCGTCTGCTGCCCAAACCGGAGTGTTTTCACACGGTGCTGGTCGGTTACCGATCCCTGCGTGCGGCCGGCGATGCGGTTTCGGCGGTCATCGATTCGGGGCTGTTGCCCGGCGCGATGGAAATCATGGAAGCACTCGCGATCGAAGCGGCCGAAGCCGCGACCCAGTGCGGCTATCCCAAGGGGGCCGCCGCCGTGTTGATCGTCGAATTGGAAGGACCGCGTGAAAAAATCGATGCCGAAAAGAAGCAACTCGAATCGATCATCGCCGCGACCGACGCGTTCGAAACCGTCGTCGCCGCCGACGACCACCAACGCGCCGGGATTTGGGCCGGTCGCAAGAGTGCGTTTTCAGCCGTCGGAAAACTGAGTCCAGATTTTCTGGTCCAAGACGGCGTCGTCCCGCGAAAGCGGTTAGGCGACGCACTGGAAGCGATCGAAGGTTTTTCCAAAGACTCGGGGCTACGTGTCGCCAACGTCTTTCACGCCGGCGACGGCAATTTGCATCCGCTGATTTTGTTCGATGATTCGGTCGACGGTGAATTGGAACGCGCCGAAACACTGGCCGGAAAGATCCTCGACCTGTGTGTCCAGATGGGCGGGTCGATCACCGGCGAACACGGCGTCGGGATGGAAAAGCGAGAGTTTCTTCCCAAAATGTACGACGAACCCACGATGGAATTGATGCATCGATTGAGAGCCGCGTTTGATCCCCAAACGATCGCCAACCCCGGCAAAATGTTCCCGGGCGCGGAGGCACCTGCACTCTCGTCCCACGGACTGCATCCCCTGGAAAAGGCCGGGGTGATCAGCCGTGAGTGA
- a CDS encoding FAD-binding protein has protein sequence MSEFTSVDSVQALQELVRHSESILVVGNRTKPALSSLAAPTQLITTRSLTGIIEYEPSEFTFTALAGTTLAEINTALAAKNQYLPFDPLLAGTDASAGTDASAGDAATIAGTLAAGLSGPGRHRYGGVRDFVLGAQFVDGDGNLIQSGGKVVKNAAGFDIPKLLVGSCGRLGAITALTFKVFPRPCEFHTYQLQAADHDEASLMIATLARGRWELDAIDYRSESRAIWVRIGGAKPVCDAIATDIRRCLKTHTVEPMTDEQTAQSWTPLMQLRFGGPNRRSVVKIPMVLQQMQRLATWCDDRRDKACLHASVAGSIGWLAVADDMLQDVDSFLVDSAMTGLVLRSDPGSTGRWMLGTRRSAPIDQKIKDAMDPPGRFPNLGGE, from the coding sequence GTGAGTGAATTCACCAGCGTTGATTCGGTCCAAGCCTTGCAAGAATTGGTCCGCCACAGCGAGTCGATTCTGGTCGTCGGCAATCGCACCAAGCCGGCGCTTTCGTCGCTCGCTGCGCCGACACAATTGATCACCACACGGTCGCTGACGGGGATCATCGAATACGAACCGTCGGAGTTCACGTTCACCGCGCTGGCGGGAACGACGCTCGCCGAAATCAACACGGCCCTGGCGGCGAAGAACCAGTACCTGCCGTTCGACCCCTTGTTGGCCGGGACCGACGCGTCAGCGGGAACCGACGCGTCGGCGGGTGACGCCGCGACGATCGCCGGCACGCTGGCCGCCGGACTCAGTGGTCCCGGTCGGCATCGCTACGGCGGCGTGCGAGATTTTGTGTTGGGCGCCCAATTCGTCGACGGTGATGGAAACCTGATCCAGTCCGGCGGGAAAGTCGTCAAGAATGCCGCGGGATTCGACATCCCGAAACTGCTGGTCGGCAGCTGCGGCCGCTTGGGGGCGATCACCGCGCTGACCTTCAAAGTCTTCCCACGGCCGTGTGAATTCCACACCTATCAGCTGCAAGCCGCCGACCACGATGAAGCGTCCTTGATGATCGCAACCCTGGCGCGAGGCCGCTGGGAACTGGATGCGATCGACTACCGATCCGAGTCTCGTGCGATCTGGGTTCGCATCGGCGGCGCCAAACCCGTCTGCGATGCGATCGCGACCGACATCCGTCGTTGCCTGAAAACGCACACCGTCGAACCGATGACCGATGAACAAACCGCCCAATCATGGACACCACTGATGCAGCTTCGCTTTGGCGGACCGAATCGACGCTCTGTCGTCAAAATCCCGATGGTCTTGCAGCAGATGCAGCGACTGGCAACCTGGTGCGACGACCGTCGCGACAAAGCCTGCCTGCACGCCAGCGTTGCCGGCAGCATCGGATGGCTGGCCGTCGCCGACGACATGCTCCAGGACGTCGATTCGTTCTTGGTCGATTCGGCAATGACCGGCTTGGTCCTCCGCAGCGATCCAGGATCAACCGGGCGCTGGATGCTGGGCACTCGCCGCTCCGCCCCCATCGACCAGAAGATCAAAGACGCGATGGACCCGCCCGGACGTTTTCCCAACCTGGGAGGTGAATGA
- a CDS encoding (Fe-S)-binding protein, whose protein sequence is MMRHEIKTSQHGAMGQTMADAVSTCVHCGFCLSACPTYQELGRETDSPRGRIILMKEVLEGTLPIETAAPHLDACLGCLACVPACPSEVPYGDLISPFRAIHESKRKRTLADRFKRTLAQWTLPYPQRFRLAALSGRLMKPLARWMPSPIRVMLDLLPESLPKAMPLREVYPAMGEQRGRVALLAGCAQTVLDPDINAATIEVLNRNGIEVIVPKSQGCCGALSWHVGNLRQAQTFAKQNLDAFPSDIDAIVTNAAGCGSGLHEYGLILKGTPEEARAVEFTKRVCDVSVYLIRLGELAPFPASPAPQSVAYHDACHLANAQGVRSQPRRLLEQVPGLTLVEIADGHLCCGSAGTYNIDQPEIADSLGRQKAENVVATDADVVAMGNIGCLTQIANHLRGRGSPIRPRHTMQILRDAYQASPTG, encoded by the coding sequence ATGATGCGACACGAGATCAAGACGTCCCAGCACGGCGCGATGGGCCAGACGATGGCCGACGCCGTGAGCACCTGTGTGCACTGTGGGTTTTGTCTGTCGGCCTGCCCGACCTATCAAGAGCTCGGCCGCGAAACCGATTCCCCCCGCGGCCGAATCATCTTGATGAAGGAGGTGCTCGAAGGCACGTTGCCGATCGAGACCGCGGCACCACACCTGGACGCTTGCCTGGGCTGCCTGGCGTGCGTCCCGGCGTGCCCTTCGGAAGTGCCCTACGGTGATTTGATCAGCCCGTTCCGAGCGATCCACGAGTCGAAACGCAAACGCACGCTGGCCGATCGTTTCAAACGCACGCTGGCTCAGTGGACGCTTCCTTATCCGCAACGATTCCGCTTGGCAGCCCTCTCCGGGCGATTGATGAAACCGCTTGCGCGATGGATGCCGAGCCCGATTCGTGTGATGCTGGACCTGCTGCCCGAATCGCTCCCCAAGGCGATGCCGCTGCGTGAAGTCTACCCGGCGATGGGCGAGCAACGCGGACGCGTGGCGTTGCTGGCCGGCTGCGCCCAAACGGTGTTGGATCCCGACATCAACGCGGCGACGATCGAAGTGCTCAACCGAAACGGGATCGAAGTGATCGTGCCGAAGTCGCAAGGGTGCTGTGGGGCGCTGTCGTGGCACGTCGGCAATCTGCGGCAAGCACAAACATTCGCCAAGCAGAATCTGGACGCGTTTCCCAGCGACATCGATGCGATCGTGACCAACGCCGCCGGTTGCGGCAGCGGGCTGCACGAGTACGGATTGATCCTTAAGGGCACGCCAGAGGAAGCCCGTGCGGTGGAATTTACCAAACGCGTTTGCGACGTCTCGGTTTACCTAATCCGCCTGGGTGAGCTCGCACCGTTTCCCGCGTCCCCGGCACCGCAGAGCGTCGCCTATCACGACGCCTGTCACTTGGCCAATGCCCAAGGCGTTCGATCGCAGCCGAGACGTTTGTTGGAACAGGTGCCGGGACTGACGTTGGTGGAGATCGCCGACGGACACCTGTGTTGCGGTTCGGCCGGAACCTACAATATCGACCAGCCCGAGATCGCCGATTCACTCGGACGCCAAAAAGCCGAAAACGTGGTGGCAACCGACGCGGACGTGGTGGCGATGGGCAACATTGGCTGCTTGACACAGATCGCCAACCATCTGCGCGGCCGCGGATCGCCGATCCGCCCCAGGCATACGATGCAAATCCTCCGCGACGCCTACCAGGCCTCTCCCACTGGTTAA
- the rpsU gene encoding 30S ribosomal protein S21, which yields MVKLMVRDSETIQEAVRRFRKLVERSGIKKEMRRREHYQKPSEIRRRQKIQAERRNKRARMLGR from the coding sequence ATGGTTAAGTTGATGGTCCGTGACAGCGAAACAATTCAAGAGGCAGTCCGAAGATTCCGAAAATTGGTCGAACGCAGCGGAATCAAAAAAGAAATGCGTCGCCGCGAGCATTACCAAAAACCCAGCGAAATTCGTCGCCGCCAGAAGATCCAGGCAGAGCGACGCAACAAGCGAGCCCGGATGCTCGGCCGCTAG
- a CDS encoding endonuclease domain-containing protein: protein MNRRARRDPKAISFARDQRVRANEFAQDVWQMLRNRRCRNQKFRREYAISPYTVDFCCVALKLIVEVDGEPHQTNEGRQHDQRRDRYLAEGGYHVVRVLGYEVLRNAVAVRRRIEQAIDERMEGRAPSSPALLPHDESEHHSLSPRGRREPE from the coding sequence ATGAACAGAAGAGCTCGAAGGGATCCAAAGGCGATTTCCTTCGCCCGCGATCAACGGGTCCGCGCAAACGAGTTTGCTCAGGATGTTTGGCAAATGTTGCGCAATCGCCGGTGTCGAAATCAGAAGTTTCGGCGCGAATACGCAATTTCTCCGTATACAGTCGACTTCTGTTGTGTGGCCTTGAAGTTGATTGTTGAGGTTGATGGTGAACCTCATCAGACCAATGAAGGCCGTCAGCATGATCAGCGTCGCGACCGATATTTGGCCGAGGGAGGATATCACGTCGTGCGGGTTCTCGGTTACGAGGTCTTGAGGAATGCTGTTGCCGTGCGGCGCCGGATCGAGCAGGCGATTGACGAGCGGATGGAAGGACGTGCCCCCTCATCCCCAGCCCTTCTCCCCCACGACGAGAGCGAGCACCACTCGCTCTCGCCGCGGGGGAGAAGGGAGCCAGAATGA
- a CDS encoding ADP-ribosylglycohydrolase family protein yields MRRPHKIHFSGCVIGQCLGDALGVLREGWPREDCEVYVAGPLRSWLQGQLDENAWSGQYTDDSQLARELIQSFVDCGEFNPADYAKRIDAIFVEDRIVGRGMTPHHAAMRLAADLSWDEAGTPAPAAGNGSAMRAGPIGLMFGDVRHVVQAAYNQGRITHQDPRASAGAVAIAIAVHLALRSKTIDPPAFVSQLAEFTATVDEGFAQSLRQLSGFLELSMNEAVDRIAVLGLEPGAKSDWNRISPFVIPSVIWSLYAFLNSPDDYAAAISTAIRVGGDVDTTAAMTIKPRRVIDGLNAQLASLIM; encoded by the coding sequence ATGCGTCGTCCCCACAAGATTCACTTTAGCGGCTGCGTCATCGGTCAGTGCCTGGGCGACGCGCTGGGGGTTCTCCGTGAAGGCTGGCCGCGGGAGGACTGTGAGGTCTATGTTGCCGGCCCGTTGCGGTCATGGCTGCAGGGACAACTGGACGAGAACGCTTGGTCGGGACAGTACACAGACGACTCACAACTGGCTCGCGAACTGATTCAGAGTTTCGTCGACTGCGGCGAATTCAATCCGGCGGATTACGCCAAGCGGATCGACGCGATCTTCGTGGAGGACCGGATCGTCGGTCGCGGGATGACGCCCCATCATGCCGCAATGCGTCTGGCGGCCGATCTGTCTTGGGACGAAGCCGGAACGCCGGCGCCGGCAGCTGGCAACGGCAGTGCCATGCGGGCTGGCCCGATTGGGCTGATGTTTGGGGACGTGCGTCACGTGGTTCAAGCTGCCTACAACCAGGGTCGAATCACGCACCAGGATCCGCGGGCCTCGGCCGGTGCGGTCGCGATTGCCATTGCCGTTCATCTGGCTCTGCGATCGAAAACTATCGACCCACCAGCCTTTGTTTCCCAACTGGCGGAATTCACGGCGACGGTTGATGAGGGCTTCGCGCAAAGCCTGCGACAACTGTCGGGATTCTTGGAGCTTTCCATGAACGAGGCTGTCGATCGGATTGCGGTGTTGGGGCTGGAGCCAGGAGCAAAAAGCGACTGGAACCGCATCTCACCGTTTGTCATTCCAAGTGTGATCTGGAGTCTCTATGCATTCTTAAACTCGCCAGACGACTACGCGGCGGCGATCAGCACGGCGATTCGCGTCGGGGGAGACGTGGACACGACGGCCGCCATGACGATCAAACCACGCCGCGTGATCGATGGATTGAATGCCCAGCTCGCGTCGTTGATCATGTGA